A single Vulcanisaeta distributa DSM 14429 DNA region contains:
- a CDS encoding RecB-family nuclease gives MDCQQAINNVIPVIHNPASVQKLLDAVKVSLGFGLRTIVVTKAVGTAAQQGVPEAFRLVLRSGATLIVLPDIKDAVELLHPDAVYFLSTRGDSMGNEVKGRVLIVIQASDQPFMQSELNLGRQIKVVGRDVGSTALLTLALNKLLGQCVE, from the coding sequence ATGGATTGCCAACAAGCCATTAACAATGTAATACCTGTTATCCATAACCCAGCCAGTGTGCAGAAGTTGCTGGATGCGGTAAAGGTCTCACTTGGCTTTGGCTTAAGGACCATAGTGGTCACTAAGGCCGTGGGCACAGCGGCTCAGCAGGGTGTGCCTGAGGCCTTTAGGCTTGTGCTCAGGTCTGGGGCTACATTGATTGTACTGCCTGACATTAAGGATGCAGTTGAGCTCCTTCACCCAGATGCAGTATACTTCCTGAGCACCAGGGGTGATTCCATGGGTAATGAGGTTAAAGGTAGGGTATTGATCGTGATACAGGCGTCTGACCAACCATTTATGCAGAGTGAGTTGAACCTGGGACGGCAGATTAAGGTTGTTGGTAGGGATGTGGGTAGTACTGCATTACTAACATTGGCACTTAACAAGTTACTTGGGCAATGCGTTGAATGA
- a CDS encoding cyclic 2,3-diphosphoglycerate synthase → MRRVIILGAGGRDLHVFNMYFRHNPEYKVVAVAQVQIPGIGGKRYIKGAGDLYQPGGIPLIGLKDLEDLGRLIRDLGADEVVLAYSDLLYNDVGRIISIVLANGASFSILGPRDTMIKSSKPMIGVVATRTGAGKSTVSHEVTLELVKRGLKVAAIRHPMIYMNPDDMMVQIFRTRQDLMKITFEEREEYEHYIDIGVPVLAGVDYEMILNEAESMADVLLWDGGNNDFPFYYTDYLITVTDARRPGHEVGSFPGEVNTRLADAVIVTKVSDSTPENVKTVISNIKAVNPRASITQADLEVYLDNPNAVAGKKVVIIEDAPTVTHGGLPYAAGYIAAKKYNAEIVDPKPYAVGIIKETYAKYTHMGPVLPSLGYTPEQIKDLEETIRRIPADVVIMGTPAHIEDVVKIDKPIVRAKWRLKILEGPTVSQLIDEFLERVKLK, encoded by the coding sequence TTGCGGAGGGTAATAATACTGGGTGCAGGCGGTCGAGACCTCCACGTATTTAACATGTACTTCAGGCATAACCCAGAGTATAAGGTCGTGGCAGTCGCCCAGGTTCAAATACCCGGTATTGGCGGTAAGCGGTACATTAAGGGTGCCGGAGACCTTTATCAACCAGGCGGTATACCACTTATTGGCCTTAAGGATCTTGAGGATCTCGGTCGGTTAATAAGGGATTTGGGCGCTGACGAGGTTGTCCTAGCCTACAGTGACCTGCTATATAATGATGTTGGTAGGATAATAAGCATCGTGCTAGCAAACGGCGCAAGCTTTAGTATTCTTGGTCCTAGGGATACCATGATAAAGTCCTCAAAGCCCATGATTGGCGTGGTGGCTACGAGGACCGGTGCTGGTAAATCAACTGTCTCGCATGAGGTAACGCTTGAGCTTGTTAAGAGGGGGTTGAAGGTTGCAGCGATTAGGCATCCAATGATTTACATGAACCCTGATGACATGATGGTGCAGATCTTCAGGACTAGGCAGGATTTGATGAAGATAACGTTTGAGGAGAGGGAGGAGTACGAGCACTACATAGACATTGGCGTGCCTGTACTAGCTGGTGTTGATTATGAGATGATCCTCAATGAAGCTGAGTCCATGGCTGACGTATTGCTATGGGATGGTGGCAATAACGACTTCCCATTCTACTATACCGATTACTTAATAACAGTTACTGACGCCAGGAGACCGGGACATGAGGTTGGTAGCTTCCCTGGCGAGGTTAATACAAGGCTTGCTGATGCTGTGATAGTTACTAAGGTCTCTGACTCAACCCCTGAGAATGTTAAGACTGTAATTAGTAATATTAAGGCCGTAAACCCAAGGGCATCAATAACACAGGCAGATCTTGAGGTTTATTTAGACAATCCAAATGCCGTGGCTGGTAAGAAGGTCGTAATCATCGAGGACGCCCCAACAGTAACGCATGGTGGTTTACCATACGCGGCAGGATACATAGCTGCCAAGAAGTACAATGCTGAGATAGTGGATCCAAAGCCATACGCCGTGGGCATAATAAAGGAGACCTACGCAAAGTACACGCACATGGGACCAGTACTACCAAGCCTGGGCTACACCCCAGAGCAGATTAAGGATTTAGAGGAGACCATAAGGAGGATACCCGCTGATGTAGTAATCATGGGTACCCCAGCCCACATTGAGGATGTTGTTAAGATTGATAAGCCCATAGTTAGGGCTAAATGGAGGCTCAAGATCCTTGAGGGACCAACGGTGAGCCAATTAATTGATGAATTCCTTGAGCGTGTGAAACTTAAGTAG
- a CDS encoding pyridoxamine 5'-phosphate oxidase family protein, with product MGSRKVKVVRYSERASYDRDELMKLLSRNFICHVGFIDGGEPYVIPMLYVNDDQYIYMHGSPDSRLIKIVGSGSPIVIAITEVHGIVLASNLCNNSINYESVIIYGKGSFVNDPNEKLRVFQLMVNRLVPGRLNDTELPSVEELNSVAVVKVRIEDFAIKRREGGPTVISDMHWEGVIPVMTVYGMPISTNNKPIPKYLIDLVKSHQPT from the coding sequence ATGGGTTCTCGTAAGGTTAAGGTTGTGAGGTATAGTGAGAGGGCGTCCTACGATAGGGATGAATTGATGAAGTTGTTAAGCAGGAATTTCATATGCCATGTGGGTTTCATCGATGGTGGTGAGCCATACGTAATACCAATGCTTTACGTAAATGATGACCAATACATCTACATGCATGGTTCGCCTGACAGTAGGTTGATTAAGATTGTGGGTAGTGGATCGCCCATAGTTATTGCTATTACGGAGGTTCACGGTATAGTCCTTGCAAGTAATTTGTGTAATAACTCGATTAATTACGAGTCGGTCATCATATACGGTAAGGGATCATTTGTTAACGACCCTAATGAGAAGCTTCGCGTCTTTCAATTAATGGTTAATAGGTTAGTACCTGGTAGACTAAACGATACTGAGTTACCATCTGTTGAGGAGTTGAACTCCGTAGCTGTTGTTAAGGTTAGGATTGAGGACTTTGCGATTAAAAGGAGGGAGGGTGGGCCTACCGTCATCAGTGATATGCATTGGGAGGGGGTGATACCGGTAATGACCGTTTATGGAATGCCAATTAGTACGAATAATAAACCAATACCGAAGTATTTAATTGACTTAGTTAAGTCGCACCAACCTACTTAA
- a CDS encoding CBS domain-containing protein translates to MSTPLVSELMDNVVVIAKPKDIISKVISDMRDYKAWVVPVINENGKLVGVLSYRDLLERRVSLRAKVSSAMSPPYSISQDSDLVKAMSKVLTLRVRALPVVDSSMSLVGILTREKILKYLLDNRMLPRTSVSSVMSKPAITIDANEAVARAKWLMIRHGITRLPVLDSGKLYGIVSMRDIVERLYYASIPRRSRRGDVVGTEDDILAAPVKAIATTPAVTVNETDDVYTVVNLMLDKGISGMPVISGESVTGVVSSYDVIRSVLKPYEEIPIEAKLTEIDEDVKPLVEKVISNYMAKINRMTNVIDVKINIKKYEKGGEEKRSKYSVHIMLKDNANTYTVNEVDWDPVNAVRYAFETLIKRIEREINRIRDIKRKGRLRGGPPSE, encoded by the coding sequence ATGAGTACACCATTGGTCAGTGAACTCATGGATAACGTAGTAGTTATTGCAAAGCCCAAGGATATTATTTCTAAGGTAATTTCGGACATGAGGGATTATAAGGCTTGGGTTGTCCCGGTCATTAATGAGAACGGTAAATTAGTGGGCGTCTTGAGCTACAGGGATTTGCTTGAGCGAAGAGTTAGTCTCAGAGCAAAGGTCTCAAGCGCCATGTCACCACCGTACTCAATAAGCCAGGACTCAGACCTCGTTAAGGCAATGTCCAAGGTATTAACTCTAAGGGTTAGGGCATTGCCCGTGGTTGACTCGAGCATGAGCCTTGTCGGCATCTTAACAAGGGAGAAGATACTAAAGTACCTACTTGATAATAGAATGCTACCCCGCACATCGGTCTCATCCGTGATGTCTAAGCCGGCAATTACAATTGATGCCAATGAAGCTGTGGCGAGGGCTAAGTGGCTCATGATAAGGCATGGAATAACACGCCTCCCAGTGCTTGATTCAGGGAAGCTTTACGGCATAGTTTCAATGCGCGACATAGTCGAGCGATTATACTACGCATCAATACCACGACGCAGCAGGAGGGGTGATGTGGTTGGTACTGAGGATGACATACTCGCGGCCCCCGTGAAGGCAATAGCAACCACGCCGGCGGTCACCGTTAATGAAACCGACGATGTTTATACTGTAGTTAATTTAATGCTTGATAAGGGCATTTCCGGAATGCCCGTGATTTCAGGGGAGTCCGTGACGGGGGTTGTCTCTAGTTATGACGTGATAAGGTCCGTACTTAAACCTTATGAGGAGATACCCATTGAGGCTAAGCTCACCGAGATTGATGAGGATGTTAAGCCGTTAGTTGAGAAGGTGATTTCGAACTACATGGCTAAGATAAATAGGATGACAAACGTAATTGACGTTAAAATAAACATTAAGAAGTATGAGAAGGGAGGTGAGGAGAAGAGGAGTAAGTACTCAGTCCATATAATGCTCAAGGACAACGCAAACACGTACACAGTCAACGAGGTTGACTGGGACCCAGTAAACGCTGTTAGGTACGCCTTCGAGACCTTGATCAAGAGAATTGAAAGAGAGATAAACAGAATAAGAGACATAAAGAGGAAAGGTAGACTACGCGGAGGACCACCCAGCGAGTAA
- the nuoB gene encoding NADH-quinone oxidoreductase subunit NuoB, giving the protein MSLDKALEPYKKWGTKYSLWPVHLVTACCGVEMAHTWNPTYDAERLGSLPWHAPRQTNLILVEGTITFKMARVLRYVWEQMSDPKYVIAMGSCAAEGGIFWNSYHAVPVNKIIPIDAYAIGCPPTPEAVIQMIKIVQRKIETGEARANVKPKTIDLTKIFTPSPTKQPAPNPPHRITPNPHIPVCQEKKVEWPFGYELINNQLMPALKESAKKIIVTDINRICVDTEPNKLRDAALSLSKLGFDHVKSVNVIDVPHENKFYVEYWVSSYSKKELMPILISLTTEIPRDNPRVPSLMDIWPSADYMEREMYDFFGVWFEGNPWMGRNFLLDPDTPVKFPLRKDVPIVREFYIVDREFPGLPVAPPQPKPAAAPQKPAQAPAQPKPAQQAPQPKPAETAQPQVKPAQEKPSEGKQETGGSTG; this is encoded by the coding sequence ATGTCACTTGACAAAGCATTAGAGCCCTACAAGAAGTGGGGTACGAAATATTCCCTATGGCCGGTGCACCTCGTAACGGCATGCTGCGGCGTCGAGATGGCACACACCTGGAACCCAACCTATGATGCCGAGAGGCTCGGCTCGCTGCCATGGCATGCCCCAAGGCAGACAAACCTAATCCTTGTTGAGGGTACAATAACCTTCAAGATGGCTAGGGTCCTCAGATATGTTTGGGAGCAAATGAGCGATCCAAAGTACGTAATTGCAATGGGCTCCTGCGCAGCTGAGGGTGGTATATTCTGGAATAGCTACCACGCGGTCCCCGTTAATAAAATAATACCGATTGACGCATACGCCATAGGCTGCCCACCGACGCCAGAGGCCGTTATTCAAATGATTAAGATAGTCCAAAGGAAGATAGAGACGGGCGAGGCCAGGGCGAACGTTAAGCCAAAGACCATAGACCTAACAAAGATCTTCACACCATCACCAACAAAACAACCGGCGCCAAACCCACCACATAGGATAACCCCCAACCCGCACATACCTGTTTGTCAGGAGAAGAAGGTGGAGTGGCCCTTCGGTTATGAGTTAATTAATAATCAATTAATGCCCGCACTCAAGGAGTCAGCAAAGAAAATAATCGTAACAGACATTAATAGAATATGCGTTGATACAGAGCCCAATAAGTTAAGGGACGCCGCATTATCATTGTCAAAGCTCGGCTTTGACCATGTTAAGTCGGTTAATGTTATTGATGTGCCTCACGAGAATAAGTTCTACGTCGAATACTGGGTCTCGAGCTATAGCAAGAAGGAGCTAATGCCCATACTCATTTCATTGACGACGGAAATACCGAGGGATAACCCCAGGGTACCAAGCCTAATGGATATTTGGCCGAGCGCTGATTACATGGAGCGCGAGATGTATGACTTCTTCGGTGTTTGGTTTGAGGGTAATCCATGGATGGGTAGGAACTTCCTACTCGACCCAGACACCCCAGTTAAGTTCCCGCTTAGGAAGGACGTACCAATAGTTAGGGAGTTCTACATAGTCGATAGGGAGTTCCCTGGACTACCCGTGGCGCCACCACAGCCAAAGCCGGCAGCGGCGCCGCAGAAACCAGCCCAAGCACCAGCCCAACCAAAGCCTGCACAGCAAGCCCCACAGCCAAAGCCCGCTGAGACCGCACAGCCACAGGTAAAACCTGCCCAGGAAAAACCAAGTGAAGGTAAGCAGGAGACGGGCGGTAGCACCGGGTGA
- a CDS encoding DNA double-strand break repair nuclease NurA yields the protein MLPSDYGPGDIEFWIEPPLLLSIQSDVKKMLDEGVDSQILTLVRELRRVIEDRGLIKGIGSSTKAFNAYAIDSSYPTPPLELIGGVMTVLSYGYVGYLNGSYDRYMTGEVVFEDVSEFERVITRRAQVRERELAIKLLRDKARGRKGVDLVILDGEIPVHPLPYNLPVEGGVLARVTNVVGDLLELAMKTKTPIIGVVKRVRSRFLSVLTNECLPMNDKLIASLVLNNGEYMVLGNYGDILPQWLRINYGDCELRKRCRGGKCDDIRDLMSRRLSEGLVNLERVFSGSTHPGLKMLRDIYVVFYKPRNGAPAVKLEVFNPSDGVSVEELVAYLESQTTDTGYPFLLDRVDEYVRLDPRILDYVRSLLIKDSKDLNPALLTMLQLTNPQKAYLVRRLEA from the coding sequence ATGTTACCTAGTGATTATGGGCCTGGAGATATTGAGTTTTGGATTGAACCTCCATTACTACTTTCCATACAATCAGATGTGAAGAAAATGCTTGATGAAGGTGTTGATTCGCAGATACTTACCCTGGTCCGTGAGTTAAGGAGGGTTATTGAGGATAGAGGCTTGATTAAGGGTATTGGTTCATCGACGAAGGCCTTTAATGCTTATGCAATCGATTCGAGCTACCCGACCCCACCTCTTGAGCTCATTGGTGGTGTCATGACTGTGCTCTCCTATGGCTATGTGGGTTACCTTAACGGTTCATATGATAGGTATATGACTGGTGAGGTTGTTTTTGAGGATGTAAGTGAATTTGAGAGGGTGATTACTAGGAGGGCTCAGGTCAGGGAGAGGGAGTTGGCAATTAAGCTTCTTCGTGATAAGGCCAGGGGTAGGAAGGGGGTTGACCTGGTGATACTTGATGGCGAAATACCAGTACACCCGCTACCGTATAACTTACCAGTTGAGGGCGGCGTGCTTGCTCGCGTTACGAATGTGGTTGGCGATCTACTAGAATTGGCTATGAAGACTAAGACGCCGATTATTGGTGTTGTTAAGAGGGTTAGGTCCAGGTTTCTCTCGGTATTAACCAATGAGTGCTTGCCAATGAATGATAAACTTATTGCAAGCTTGGTCCTAAATAACGGCGAGTACATGGTGCTTGGGAACTACGGTGATATATTGCCCCAGTGGCTTCGGATAAACTATGGCGATTGTGAGTTAAGGAAAAGGTGCAGGGGTGGAAAGTGCGACGACATTAGAGATTTGATGAGTAGGAGACTTAGTGAGGGTTTGGTAAACCTTGAGAGGGTATTTAGCGGATCTACTCACCCTGGCTTGAAGATGCTTCGTGACATATACGTAGTATTTTATAAGCCACGTAATGGTGCACCCGCGGTTAAGCTTGAGGTCTTTAATCCAAGTGATGGGGTGAGTGTTGAGGAGTTGGTGGCGTATCTTGAGTCGCAAACCACGGATACTGGTTACCCATTCCTGCTTGATAGGGTTGATGAGTATGTTAGACTCGACCCCAGGATACTGGATTATGTGAGGAGCTTATTAATTAAGGATTCAAAGGATTTAAATCCAGCACTGTTAACCATGCTACAATTGACAAATCCACAAAAGGCCTACTTAGTGAGGAGACTTGAGGCGTGA
- a CDS encoding acyl-CoA dehydrogenase family protein, whose translation MIIGIKDYLNEELKIILNNLNELFNKVWSTAKLRSYSEGDTSVLDELWKALVNFGLFEFFRDAKPRDAAILMEEVSSRLPPGIVITTIIGAVATGNELGDEKYEGKLKISISSTANMAPEAHRADVIVIGDNLIWKDDASVKPLNSFDNSMRWCQVNFRRSTKVGVNRDLVALLLSAAIVGTGKPPLELSVDYAKKRIAFGRPIGAFQAVKHKLVNMALNIELARSLYLRAADDLKLAPMALDYASRIIPNTIRDSIQVHGGIGFTDELDLHLYLRRSVTLSKVYSFNVDELWESYDKSRAREV comes from the coding sequence ATGATTATCGGCATTAAGGATTACTTAAATGAGGAACTGAAAATAATACTGAACAATCTGAATGAACTCTTCAATAAGGTATGGTCAACCGCCAAACTAAGGAGTTATAGTGAAGGCGATACATCAGTACTTGATGAATTATGGAAGGCCTTGGTGAATTTTGGATTGTTTGAATTCTTCAGGGACGCCAAGCCGAGGGATGCAGCAATACTGATGGAGGAGGTGAGCTCAAGGCTTCCGCCTGGTATTGTCATAACGACAATAATAGGCGCCGTAGCCACGGGTAATGAATTAGGTGATGAGAAGTATGAGGGTAAGTTGAAAATATCGATATCAAGCACCGCAAATATGGCGCCCGAGGCGCATAGGGCTGACGTCATAGTAATTGGCGATAACCTAATCTGGAAGGATGATGCCTCGGTAAAGCCGCTGAACTCCTTCGATAACTCGATGAGGTGGTGCCAAGTCAACTTTAGGAGGAGTACTAAGGTAGGTGTGAATAGAGACTTAGTAGCGCTCCTACTATCCGCAGCCATAGTTGGTACCGGTAAACCACCGCTTGAGTTATCGGTGGATTACGCAAAGAAGAGGATTGCCTTCGGTAGACCAATAGGTGCATTCCAGGCCGTGAAACATAAATTGGTGAACATGGCACTTAACATAGAGCTCGCCAGGTCACTATACCTAAGGGCTGCCGATGACTTGAAGCTAGCGCCCATGGCGTTGGACTACGCATCAAGGATTATCCCAAATACGATTAGGGACAGTATCCAGGTACATGGAGGTATAGGGTTCACCGATGAGCTCGACCTGCACCTATACCTGAGGCGTAGTGTGACGTTAAGTAAGGTCTATAGCTTCAACGTGGATGAGCTGTGGGAGTCTTACGATAAGTCGAGGGCTCGTGAAGTATGA
- a CDS encoding NADH-quinone oxidoreductase subunit D, with protein sequence MGMGSNEKYAELPVRMEVPEEFVRNFVPIPKEYVEEAYRSDEYLVFIGPQHPGSGHMRIILRLKGDYIVDAIPDPGYVHRGVEKLAETRLYIHILPLIERPTIQDSANFDLGYSRVVEKLADLDVPKRAQYIRVILAELSRIATHLYDTGILAVFIGHSTGYMWAFGLRDVINEAFIRITGTRTTLSYTVPGGVRWDVKPEVLNFVYELTNYLERKMRDMESIFVKNPVTIHRLKEVGVLTKEEAIKYGLVGPFLRASGVEYDVRKVEPYEVYNEFEWDIPVADDGDSYSRFLVRVEEIRQSIKIIRQAVKNIPDTPIISEKLLSRIPPKDRPQAAKDIRTFLTKTHVGLTPGAGEATTLTEASRGLLLFTLISDGHSNVPYRLRMVTPSWLLLRGFMEALKGYRLADVPAIYGSFGYFPPEADR encoded by the coding sequence ATGGGCATGGGTAGTAATGAGAAGTATGCAGAGTTGCCCGTTAGGATGGAGGTGCCTGAGGAGTTTGTTAGGAATTTCGTACCGATACCAAAGGAGTACGTTGAGGAGGCATACAGGAGTGATGAGTACCTGGTCTTCATTGGTCCTCAACACCCAGGGAGTGGACACATGAGGATAATACTCAGGCTTAAGGGTGACTACATAGTTGATGCAATACCGGACCCGGGCTACGTCCACAGGGGCGTGGAGAAGCTTGCCGAGACTAGGCTATACATACACATATTACCGCTCATCGAGAGACCTACGATTCAGGACTCAGCAAACTTTGACCTCGGTTACTCACGTGTGGTGGAGAAGCTGGCTGACCTAGACGTGCCCAAGAGGGCTCAGTACATTAGGGTTATACTGGCTGAGCTGAGTAGGATAGCCACACACCTATACGATACTGGAATACTCGCAGTATTCATTGGTCACAGCACGGGGTACATGTGGGCCTTCGGGCTTAGGGATGTGATTAATGAGGCCTTCATAAGGATTACTGGCACGAGGACGACGCTTAGCTATACAGTGCCAGGTGGCGTTAGGTGGGATGTTAAGCCTGAGGTCCTTAACTTTGTGTATGAATTAACGAATTACCTGGAGAGGAAGATGAGGGACATGGAGTCGATATTCGTTAAGAACCCGGTGACGATACATAGGCTTAAGGAGGTTGGCGTACTAACGAAGGAGGAGGCTATTAAGTACGGTCTTGTCGGCCCATTCCTTAGGGCGTCAGGTGTTGAGTATGATGTTAGGAAGGTTGAGCCGTACGAGGTGTATAATGAGTTTGAGTGGGACATACCGGTGGCTGATGATGGTGATTCATACTCGAGGTTCCTGGTTAGGGTTGAGGAGATTAGGCAGAGTATTAAAATAATTAGACAAGCCGTCAAGAATATACCAGACACACCAATAATAAGTGAGAAACTACTCTCAAGAATACCGCCAAAGGATAGGCCGCAGGCTGCCAAGGACATTAGGACATTCCTAACAAAAACTCATGTGGGATTAACACCAGGCGCTGGCGAGGCGACAACATTGACAGAGGCCTCAAGAGGACTACTACTGTTTACATTAATATCTGACGGGCATAGTAACGTGCCGTACAGGCTAAGGATGGTCACACCATCATGGCTACTGCTCAGAGGATTCATGGAGGCACTAAAGGGCTACAGGCTAGCGGATGTACCAGCCATATATGGAAGTTTTGGCTACTTCCCGCCGGAGGCTGATAGATAA
- the ndhC gene encoding NADH-quinone oxidoreductase subunit A, protein MRLLLKNASLLILLVTMSAFIDALAILIVLVVIALITDAAIMYVARRIAARNPNVSKLQRYEAGNPPVGEARYVFPIQYVGFLLMFLGMEPIIVILLILSSVAVMALPIIYIILAILVITLPSIYVGYKYALKMAYPKEFIRRSSGR, encoded by the coding sequence ATGAGGTTACTACTTAAAAATGCCTCATTGCTAATACTCCTGGTCACGATGTCAGCCTTCATTGATGCGTTAGCGATATTGATAGTACTCGTGGTGATAGCCCTTATAACTGATGCTGCAATAATGTACGTAGCAAGAAGAATCGCAGCAAGAAATCCAAATGTCTCAAAGTTGCAGAGGTATGAGGCTGGTAATCCACCTGTTGGTGAGGCTAGGTACGTATTCCCAATACAGTATGTGGGCTTCCTACTCATGTTCCTTGGTATGGAGCCGATCATAGTTATATTACTAATTCTATCATCGGTGGCGGTCATGGCACTGCCAATAATTTATATAATATTGGCGATATTAGTAATAACCCTACCAAGTATCTATGTCGGTTATAAATACGCACTAAAAATGGCGTATCCCAAAGAATTTATAAGAAGGTCAAGCGGTAGGTGA
- a CDS encoding acyl-CoA dehydrogenase family protein, producing the protein MSESELERFRDYVKDWFIKNAPPEMRIRRGGIGWYYEDPRFIDAAVRWHRTLYNAGLVGISWPKEYGGYGDDVRKELVVRDVALSLGIVYPGCPGIGLSVAGPAILFHGSEEQKRRYLRRILTCEDVWAQGFSEPCCGSDLAAITTKAEDRGDYFVLNGRKVWSSDFHLANYYLVLARTGSPEERHKGLTMFIVDTRSEGITYRPIKQINGRPGFSEVFLDNVKVPKDNVVGKVGDGWRVAMTTLNFERLNIGGAFAYAAASAARHLVEVRRDADTLALLEEALAVKELYDRMLMLALRGEMVGPEAASIKLLASEVLEKIYIAAVSKLGPEALAEGDLFEWSFGYIDSKGYTILSGTSEILRNLLGELVLGLPKGV; encoded by the coding sequence ATGTCTGAGTCGGAACTCGAGAGGTTTAGGGATTACGTTAAGGATTGGTTTATTAAGAATGCTCCTCCTGAGATGAGGATTAGGCGTGGTGGTATTGGTTGGTACTATGAGGACCCTAGGTTCATTGATGCCGCCGTTAGGTGGCACAGGACATTATATAATGCCGGCTTAGTCGGCATAAGTTGGCCTAAGGAGTATGGTGGGTATGGCGATGACGTAAGGAAGGAGTTAGTAGTTAGGGATGTGGCGCTTAGTCTCGGTATTGTCTACCCCGGCTGTCCAGGAATTGGCTTATCCGTGGCGGGCCCCGCCATTCTGTTTCATGGCAGTGAAGAGCAGAAAAGGAGGTATTTAAGGAGGATATTGACTTGTGAGGATGTCTGGGCCCAGGGCTTCTCCGAGCCGTGCTGCGGCTCGGACTTGGCGGCAATAACCACCAAGGCTGAGGATAGGGGTGATTACTTTGTACTGAATGGTAGGAAGGTCTGGAGTAGCGACTTCCACTTGGCTAATTACTACCTAGTGCTCGCTAGGACTGGCTCACCTGAGGAAAGGCATAAGGGCTTAACGATGTTTATCGTAGACACCAGGTCTGAGGGGATTACCTATAGACCGATAAAGCAGATTAACGGCAGGCCTGGATTTAGTGAGGTCTTCCTAGATAATGTTAAGGTTCCCAAGGATAACGTGGTTGGTAAAGTTGGTGATGGCTGGAGGGTTGCCATGACTACCCTGAACTTCGAGAGACTGAACATAGGCGGCGCCTTCGCCTACGCCGCAGCAAGTGCCGCTAGGCACCTGGTGGAGGTGAGGCGCGATGCGGATACGTTGGCGCTCCTCGAGGAGGCGCTGGCAGTTAAGGAGCTTTATGATAGAATGCTCATGCTCGCACTGAGGGGTGAGATGGTAGGGCCCGAGGCTGCTTCAATAAAGTTGTTGGCGTCCGAGGTTCTCGAGAAGATATACATAGCGGCGGTGTCGAAGCTGGGTCCCGAGGCTCTTGCTGAGGGTGATTTATTCGAGTGGTCTTTTGGGTATATAGATAGTAAGGGCTATACAATACTCTCCGGCACTTCTGAAATCCTGCGTAACCTCCTTGGAGAGCTCGTGCTTGGGCTTCCAAAGGGTGTTTAG